One window of the Saccopteryx bilineata isolate mSacBil1 chromosome 2, mSacBil1_pri_phased_curated, whole genome shotgun sequence genome contains the following:
- the LOC136322812 gene encoding olfactory receptor 13J1-like — METANTTEVSEFFLKGFSGYPALERLLFPLCLAMYLVTLLGNTAIVAVSVLDVRLHTPMYFFLGNLSILDICYTSTFVPLMLVHLLSAWKTISFIGCAIQMCLSLSTGSTECLLLAIMAYDRYLAICQPLRYPVLMSHRLCLLLAGAAWALCLFKSVTETVLAMRLPFCGQHVVSHFTCEILAVLKLACSDTSLSEALLLVGAILLLPVPLAFICLSYTLILATILRVPSAAGRRKAFSTCSAHLAVVLLFYGTVIFMYMKPKSKEARISDEVFTVLYAVVTPMLNPVIYSLRNKEVKEAAMKVWGRRWTSK, encoded by the coding sequence ATGGAGACGGCCAATACAACAGAGGTCTCTGAGTTCTTTCTGAAAGGATTTTCTGGCTACCCAGCCCTGGAGCgcctgctcttccctctgtgcTTGGCCATGTACCTGGTGACTCTGCTGGGGAACACGGCCATCGTAGCAGTGAGCGTGCTGGACGTCCGCCTGCACACACCCATGTACTTTTTCCTAGGCAACCTCTCCATCCTGGACATCTGCTACACGTCCACCTTTGTACCCCTGATGCTGGTCCACCTCCTGTCGGCCTGGAAAACCATCTCCTTTATTGGCTGCGCAATCCAGATGTGTCTGAGCCTGTCCACAGGTTCCACAGAGTGTCTGCTGCTTGCCATCATGGCCTATGATCGCTACCTGGCCATTTGCCAGCCACTCCGGTACCCGGTGCTCATGAGCCACCGGCTCTGTTTGTTGCTGGCAGGGGCCGCCTGGGCCCTCTGTCTCTTCAAGTCAGTGACTGAGACAGTCCTCGCCATGAGGCTGCCCTTCTGTGGCCAGCACGTGGTCAGTCACTTTACCTGCGAGATCCTGGCTGTCCTGAAGCTGGCGTGCAGTGACACATCACTAAGTGAGGCCCTCCTGCTGGTGGGTGCCATACTGCTGCTGCCTGTTCCCCTGGCATTCATCTGCCTGTCCTACACGCTCATCCTGGCCACCATCCTGAGGGTGCCATCAGCGGCCGGGCGCCGCAAAGCCTTCTCCACCTGCTCGGCTCACCTGGCTGTGGTGCTGCTTTTCTATGGCACTGTCATCTTCATGTATATGAAACCCAAGAGCAAGGAAGCTCGCATCTCTGACGAGGTCTTCACAGTCCTCTACGCCGTGGTCACCCCCATGCTGAACCCTGTCATCTACAGCCTGAGGAACAAGGAGGTAAAGGAGGCTGCCATGAAGGTGTGGGGCAGGAGATGGACCTCCAAGTGA